In Brassica napus cultivar Da-Ae chromosome C2, Da-Ae, whole genome shotgun sequence, the sequence ATCAGTTAATTATGTATTcagtttaatgtattttaagataatttttgtatatttagcAGATTTTCAACTACATAGATTTCAGTTTCATTAAAAGTATAGTAAGATTCACTTAATcaacacaaagaaaacaaaacacatgACTAGTTAATAAGTGAAGCACCAAATTTGTAAATGAATCAACGACGAAGATCACAatggaaacaaaaataaaagaaattgactatttaaataaataacaatgaCTCTGGAAATAGATCTCAGACattgttcatatatataaacacacgTGAACAACCAATATAtgcaagaaacaaaaagaacaagaaaaaaaaactcttctcttttcttcagACAATCTAATACACACAAATACAGAAGTTTCATCATGAACTACTCTCCTAAGACGGTGttcttgttcttcctctcgtgcATTGTGCTGATTTTCAACTACGGCCTCGTCACCACCGCAGCAAGTAACGTAGGCTTGAACTACGGCCTCCTTGGAGACAATCTCCCACCTCCATCAAATGTTATCAACCTCTACAAGTCCATTGGCATTACCAAAGTCCGTATCTTCGACCCAAATACCGAGGTTCTTAATGCCTTACGCGGTCACCGCGATATCAAAGTCACCGTAGGCGTTAGAGACCAAGACTTGGCTCCTCTTGCAGCCAGCGAGGACGCTGTTAAAGCCTGGTTCGCGACCAACATCGAGCCTTATTTATCCGACGTCAACATCGCTTTCATTACCGTTGGTAACGAAGTCATCCCTGGACCGATCGGTCCTCAGGTTCTTCCCGTCATGACGTCTCTCACCAACCTCGTCAAGTCTAGGAATCTTCCGATCTCCATAAGCACTGTTGTGTCCATGGCAAACCTCGGACAGT encodes:
- the LOC106425728 gene encoding probable glucan endo-1,3-beta-glucosidase BG4; this translates as MQETKRTRKKNSSLFFRQSNTHKYRSFIMNYSPKTVFLFFLSCIVLIFNYGLVTTAASNVGLNYGLLGDNLPPPSNVINLYKSIGITKVRIFDPNTEVLNALRGHRDIKVTVGVRDQDLAPLAASEDAVKAWFATNIEPYLSDVNIAFITVGNEVIPGPIGPQVLPVMTSLTNLVKSRNLPISISTVVSMANLGQSYPPSAGMFTSQAREQLTPVLKFLSQTSTPILVNIYPYFPYATDPVNIHLDYAISKSKAVVVQDGPLGYSNMFDAMFDAFLWAMEKEGVKGLPMVVSETGWPSAGNGDMTTPLIAATYNGNFVKHVDSGKGTPKRPSSRVDGFLFATFNENQKPPGTEQNFGLYNPVDMKPIYKLF